The uncultured Trichococcus sp. DNA segment CCTGGCATCCGTTTTTCGGATACACTCTTCCTTGTGGACCAGCTGGCCGATAAAGGCTTGGATTATCTGCATATTTCCTTGAGGGACCGTCAACTGGTTTCCGTTTCTGAGAATCATAAAGAAAAAAGCATGCTGGCGTACATCCATGAGCAAATCAACGGACGTGTGCCGTTGGTCGGTGTCGGCGATGTCCGCACGAGCGAAGATGCGGAGAACGTATTGGAAAATGCGGAGCTCGTTGCCGTCGGACGTGCGTTGCTGATCGATCCGCATTGGGGTGCAAAAGCCCTCGACAAAAAGGATGAGCTGATCCGCCAAGAAATATCCAAGTACGACCGCGAAGAACTGTTCCTTGCGAACGGCGTCTGGGGCTTCATGGAGTTCATGATGCCGGACCGCTTGGGGAAATAATACCAAACATATCATGGCAATTTTGTTGTCATGTTCATAGTTATGGTTTGAACTGACAATACACAGCAAAAGAGACCGCATACACTTTTTACCTTGAAAAAGGTGAGTTTGTATGGGGTCTTTTTAAAGCGCTAATTTAGCCTACTGTTACAATCTATCCGGTGATAGTGAACCATTCGATAGTTGCAGACATTTAGTGAAAATTTAAGAATTGTCTGAGCGGTTAATTTTTGTACAAAAAGTCTGACATAGCAATACACGAGAACAGGAGGAATATCGCCAGCATCAAAGGCCCGCTTACAGATCGATCAAGAAAAAAACAAGCACAGACAGACAAAAAAATTATTGTTCATGCCTATTTGCATCGGGCACCCGAAATGAGGGAATTGACAAGGTATGCGGTTTAATGTAGGTTATAAATATAAGGATGAACAGCGAAAGGGATTGACAAAAGTGGAGGATGAACCTGGGGAAAGGCCGAATAGCATCTTTGTTGGAAGTTTATTTGTGATGCCTAAGTTTAACCATAAAAATATAATACGTCATTTAATTATTTTAGACCATGATGCAGCTTGTTTGCGCTGTTTTTGTAGTCTATTTTTTTTCTGGAAATACCGGACGGATCGTCAAGAAACGAATACTTCAAATGAAAATGTACCTGAATATAATCTGATAGATGGGAGACACCATGGAATCTCAGTATGATAACAAGAAACGCTTCATCGTAAACACAATTTATTTTTTCCTGATTGCTCTCATTGTGTATGTCTTTTTAAACTATGCAATCAATTTGATAAGTCCTTTTATTTTTGCATTTTTGATTGCATACATGCTTCAAAAGCCAACCAAATCATTAGCGGTAATGTTGAAAATTCCGCCTAAAATGGTATCGATTGTCCTTGTCTTGCTTTTTTATAGTACGATCGGACTTCTCTTTTCATTGATCGGTGTAAAGTTAATATCAGTGGTTACAGCGCTCATTTCTGGGCTTCCGCTGGTATACGAAACGCAACTGGAACCATTTCTTCTAAATACGTTTGACGTCGTGGAGCAAGCAGTTTATCGCTTGGATCCCGCCTTGGTTGAAGTTCTGAACGAAGGATTTAATCAGTTTGTAAATTCACTGGGTGAGGATGTCAAAAATGTTTCTTTGTCACTGGTGGGTTCTTTATCAAGCATAGCGTCTTCGTTGCCTGAATTTTTGATAAAAATTGTATTGATGATTATTTCAACTTTCTTCATCGCAATGGATTATGACACATTAGCACAATTTATATCGAGGCAATTCACAAAAAGAAATAATGAGATAATCCAAAAGATCAAACAATATATATCGCATACTCTGTTCGTGGTGGTTCGCTCATATTTATTGATTATGGGTATTACTTTCATTGAACTTTCCGTAGGACTCTCTGTCATTGGGATTCCGAATGCAGTATTGATCGCGTTTATGATCGCGATATTCGACATACTGCCTGTGCTGGGGACGGGCGGAATAATGATTCCCTGGGTACTCATCACGTTACTCCAAGGGAACTATCAGATTTCAATCGGGATACTGATTGTGTATGTTTTCGTCACGATTGTAAGGAATATTCTGGAACCGAAAATTGTTGGCGGACAGTTGGGGCTGCATCCTGTTGTCGCGCTAATGAGTATGTTTATAGGTGCTAACCTAATTGGCGTGATCGGCTTGTTCGGATTTCCTATTACGTTATCCTTGCTGAAGCATCTGAGTGATACTGGAACAATCAAGCTTTTTAAATGAGGGATTATGCTGTTGAACGCACTACGAAAGGGAGTTTGGTAAATTATGGAAGTTGGCGACACGTGGCAGTTAATCGTTCTGGTGGCGCTCTTGGCATTGTCAAGTTTGTTTTCTGCATCAGAAACTGCGCTAATGTCATTGAGCAAAATACGGATACGGAACATGGTGGATGAGAACATTCCAGGTTCCAAAAAAATACAAAAATTGATTGAAGACCCACATAAAATGTTGAGTGCAATTCTTGTGGGCAACAATGTAGTGAATATTGGAGCTTCTTCTTTAGCAACATCGTTGGCCATAAAAAATTTCGGCAGCACGGGAGTAGGTTTGGCAACGGGAATCATGACGCTGTTGGTCCTGATTTTTGCTGAGATTACGCCTAAATCATTGGCGGCGCAGAATTCCGAGAAGATGGCTTTGAAAGTTGCACCTTTCATTGCTGTTGTTGTTATCCTATTAAAGCCGTTTAACATAATCCTGAGTTTCCTGACCAACAGCATCATTAAGGTTCTTGGCGGGGAAGCTGATGCTCGTACGCCCTTTATTACGGAAGCGGAGCTGAAAACCATGATCAATGTGAGCCATGAAGAAGGGATGCTGGAAAGCGAAGAAAAAGAGATGATCCACAATGTGTTTGAATTCAAGGAATCCAGGGTCACAGAGGTAATGACCCCAAGGACCTATATGGTCACAGTCAGCCTGGATTCTTCATATGACAAAATAGTGGAAGTATTCAAAAATCAACAGTTTTCCCGTATTCCTGTATATGAGGATGGAATAGATAATGTGGTGGGTATACTGTATCTTAAGGACCTTGTTTTTTTTGATGCCTCTAAAGAAACCTTTGAAATGACCAAGTATATGAGAGAACCTTACTTCACGTTCGAATTCAAGTTGATTACGGAATTGTTCAGTGAAATGAGAGATAAAAGCATACAGGTGGCCATTGTTATCGATGAGTATGGGGGGACGGCTGGCATGATAACAATGGAGGATTTGGTGGAAGAGATTGTGGGAGATATTCGAGATGAATCCGATGAGCTTTTCAATGAAATAGAAGTCCTGAAGGAAGATGAATATCTTGTGCGTGGAAGTGCAGAAATCGATCTTATAAATGAAATGCTGGGAGTTAAAATTGAATCTGAAGACTTTGATACGATTGGCGGTTTCGTGACGGGACTATTTGGCAGATTACCAGAAGCAGGAGAGCAGATAGAATTTAATAACTCAACTTTCGCACACTAAAAAATACCATATAGACTTGATACATCAACATTTCCAGCTATAATATCCTGCATTCCCGAATTGTGTAACGAGAATGGCTGCAAACCTTGATATCAGTGGGTTTTTCCCTTGTTATAAATGCTGATTATAACGAGGTGGAATTAATCTAAAAAATCTCTTAAAGCCTTGATGTTACTAAGTTTCTATAAAATCCTCGTTATAAATTTCCGGGAATGCAGGATAATATTATGCCGCTAAAGCACTTGGAAGCTGCTTTTCCGGTTGTGGGAATGCTCGTTTCAAGAAAGTTGGTAAATTATCGAAAACTCTATCCAGAAGGGACTCCACCATTTCTTCGGACAGGACAGGTTCTTCCGTCAGGGAAGCCTTCAGACAGTCAAATACCAATAGAATCGCCTCTGCAAAGCGGATGTCCTCCAGTTCATCACAACACAAGAAGAACAGCTGACCGATGGTCCTGGGATCTTGCTCTTCGCGTGTACGAAGGGCGAGCATGATGTAACGGGTGAAGACAATTGTCGTGTGGGCTACCATCGCATCGTAACTGCGACACTGGAACTCTTTTCCTAGCGCCAGATGTGACTTTGCCACCTTGAAGAAACACTCGATATCCCAGCGTTTGCCATAGAGACGCACAATTTCTTCTTCAGGCAGATTGACATCCGTGGACAAGATTGCAAGCCAATTTTTGGAGCGATTTCGGTCACGCACGAAGACAATACGGGCCTGAATTTCTTTTTCATTATCGTCCAGTCCCAAGCTGACGACAACAGATGCGAGGATCTTGGCACGACCACGTTTTTTGCGCACAACTTGATACAACTGGGTCAGTGTATACTTTTGCCCTTCATACGTGTAGTAGACGCGGTGCATACGTTTCAGCATACAGACTACCTCGAGTGGATACTCCGAAACCACGCGCTTGATTACTTTTGGAAATGCGAACCAACTATCGAAAAGTAACGTTCGAGCGCAGAGTTGGAGCGGATTTATATCATCAAGCAAGTCGAACAGCGCTTCCGTCGACTTTTTGACGGCTTCCTTCCGACGCTTGTAACCCACGGTGCGCTTATCTATGGTCGGGTTGATTTCCTGGAAACGGTTCGATTGTTTTTCTGAGCTCAATAAAGAGAACGCAAGCGGCACGAAAGTGTTCCCATCCGACCAACCCAAAGTCAGCATGCGAAAGCCACGGACGAACTTCCCAGTGGTATGATCATGAACTAGCGCAAGCATCTCGACCGATTTACTGCGGGCACGGCTGTATAAGGAATCGTCCAAAATCAGGACGCGTTCGCGGTTTTCTGAGACAAGTGGGAGCAATTTCTGGGTAATGACATTTTGACTCAGCAGCAACAGAAATTTGCGCCAATTATAGGTTGCGTTGTTGAGCAAGCGATAAACCGCATCCTTGGCAGGAGCCTCTGGCTCCCGTCCGGATTCCAATGTCCGATACAAATTTTTCTTTTGAAGGACCAATGAAAAGATGAACTGGACCAGCATTACTGGTGAAATGCCTGCTTCTTTCCGAATATTGGATTGATTCAGTAACGTTCCCAGTTTCTGATTGCGAAAAAATTGATGAACGGAAGAATTAAGTTCCTGATTGATTTGATTTTCTGGTAAAATAGTAGCCATAAGACATCCCTCTTTCGTATGTGTTGTGTGGTAACTACATTTTACCAAAGAGAGGTGTCTTTTTGTGTACATTTTTGGTAGTTAAGTCTTTAAGAACATTGATATATCAAAGGATTAAACAGATTTTTTAACTGCGAAAGTTGAGTTAATAACATGAAGTTTATTGTGGAACACGTTCAGAAATACAGGATTGAAAAACTAAGAATATTTACATATTAATACTTTTGCAAAACAGTAAAAGTACAGAAGGCCATATGGATCATCCTTGAAGCGGGGGTGTTCTCTATGGTCTTTTTTGTGTTGTATCAGGTGAAGCTGCACGAGGTTCCGAGGCGGGTGATGTGTTATAATGAGGTCGAAAAATAGCGGTTACAAAATACGCTGTTTAATCGATTGTCTTCCTTTGTCATCAGTTTTTTTGTCCAAGGAGGGACTTCAGATGATCAAAAATAACAAACACCAATGCACGTTTTTCTTCATCATGACCATTTTTTTATTTATCTTGTCGGGCTGCGGTTCATCGAACGACAACGCTGGCTCATCTTTGGATCCGGAAGCGATTCGGGAAAGCCAAATCAGCGAACTGGAGAGCAGCGATCTGATCGGAAATGTGGATACGTATGCGGCTATCCAAGGCGTGCTTGCGGAAGGTTCGGCCCCTACACCAGCTAAAGTGTTCATCATCGAAAACGATGAATCCGTTGAGGAAGGCGCTGAAGAAAAGTACGTGTATTCACCGCACTATCTCGATTTGCCGGAAGAATTGCAGGCAAAGTCGGACGCCGAAATGAACGTTTTGGTGAAGCTGCGCAGCTATTACATGGAAACCGGAACCTATTCAAATGAAGGGATTGCCTATACGCGCTATGTCCAAATAACTATCCTGGACAGGGTTGCCGGCACCATCCTCCATCAGGAAACTCTGATCGGATCAGCGCCTTTCAGCATCAGTGAAGATCAATCCGCAGGGTATGGTTATGTACCAGATTACCAAGTGCTGGAGAAAATTTTGGCGTATTTTGGCTATTCGGAAGAATGATACTTTTAAGGAATGGATGAGTCAGGGAGTGAAGTTATGTTTACAGACAGCACATTCTATTTCGTTGCGTTATTTGCCCTAAGTGCCATGGTCGTGAACAGCATCGGGATTTGGGTCATCTATAAAAATAAACAGTGGGTCGACCGGAACATCGAGTATTTCATGTGTTTCGCGGCCGGCGTTCTGATCGCCTCCCCGTTGATTATCGCTTTTCCTGAGGCGCTTGAGAAAAATGCGGATGCCGGCCTGGCGGCTTTGGCGGGGTTCATCTTCATGTTCTTCAGCAACAAATATATCAAACACAGGACGCAACAAGCTGAGTTGGCTTTCGGGATTGTTGCCCTCGAAGGCATCGGCATCCACTCCTTTGTGGACGGCATCATCTATGCCGTCGCTTTCAGCATCAGTACAGCTACTGGCGTGATGGCGGGGATCGGTTTGATTGTGCACGAGTTTGCGGAGGGTGCGATCACCTTCTCGGCGTTGGTGAAAGCCGGGGTGAGCGGGAAAAAGGCTATCCTCTATGCGTTTCTGGTTGCTGCCTTGACGACCCCGATCGGAGCTTTTATTGCTTATCCATTCGTGACCGCCCTGAATGACGCCTTTCTCGGACTTGCCCTTGGTTTTGCAGTCGGGGTTTTGATCTATGTTTCCGCAGCGCATCTGTTGCCGGAAGCTGAAGAGCACGACAAGGAGCACTCGTACTTGGCTTTTCTGTGCGGTGTCGCTTTAGCACTGTTCATTATGTTCAGCGAGAAGAGATAGTCTGAAATGAAGGGAGCAGGAATGATGGCAGTCTTCAACAATATCGCAAACCAGTACGACGAATGGTATAGTCAAAAGAAAGGTGCATTTGTAGATCGAGTCGAGACCGATTTGGCATTCGGCATGCTCAAGCTGGAACCGGGAATGAAAGTGCTGGATGTCGGCTGCGGCACCGGGAATTTCAGCATGAAGCTGGCTGAAAAAGGCTGCATTGTCACCGGAATTGATGTTTCGGAAGAGATGCTGAAAGTCGCCCGGAGAAAAGCGGCTGAAAAAAGCTTGTCCATTTCTTACCTTCGGATGGACGCGACGGAGCTGGGATTCGATGAT contains these protein-coding regions:
- a CDS encoding hemolysin family protein, producing MEVGDTWQLIVLVALLALSSLFSASETALMSLSKIRIRNMVDENIPGSKKIQKLIEDPHKMLSAILVGNNVVNIGASSLATSLAIKNFGSTGVGLATGIMTLLVLIFAEITPKSLAAQNSEKMALKVAPFIAVVVILLKPFNIILSFLTNSIIKVLGGEADARTPFITEAELKTMINVSHEEGMLESEEKEMIHNVFEFKESRVTEVMTPRTYMVTVSLDSSYDKIVEVFKNQQFSRIPVYEDGIDNVVGILYLKDLVFFDASKETFEMTKYMREPYFTFEFKLITELFSEMRDKSIQVAIVIDEYGGTAGMITMEDLVEEIVGDIRDESDELFNEIEVLKEDEYLVRGSAEIDLINEMLGVKIESEDFDTIGGFVTGLFGRLPEAGEQIEFNNSTFAH
- a CDS encoding ZIP family metal transporter, with protein sequence MFTDSTFYFVALFALSAMVVNSIGIWVIYKNKQWVDRNIEYFMCFAAGVLIASPLIIAFPEALEKNADAGLAALAGFIFMFFSNKYIKHRTQQAELAFGIVALEGIGIHSFVDGIIYAVAFSISTATGVMAGIGLIVHEFAEGAITFSALVKAGVSGKKAILYAFLVAALTTPIGAFIAYPFVTALNDAFLGLALGFAVGVLIYVSAAHLLPEAEEHDKEHSYLAFLCGVALALFIMFSEKR
- a CDS encoding transposase; translation: MATILPENQINQELNSSVHQFFRNQKLGTLLNQSNIRKEAGISPVMLVQFIFSLVLQKKNLYRTLESGREPEAPAKDAVYRLLNNATYNWRKFLLLLSQNVITQKLLPLVSENRERVLILDDSLYSRARSKSVEMLALVHDHTTGKFVRGFRMLTLGWSDGNTFVPLAFSLLSSEKQSNRFQEINPTIDKRTVGYKRRKEAVKKSTEALFDLLDDINPLQLCARTLLFDSWFAFPKVIKRVVSEYPLEVVCMLKRMHRVYYTYEGQKYTLTQLYQVVRKKRGRAKILASVVVSLGLDDNEKEIQARIVFVRDRNRSKNWLAILSTDVNLPEEEIVRLYGKRWDIECFFKVAKSHLALGKEFQCRSYDAMVAHTTIVFTRYIMLALRTREEQDPRTIGQLFFLCCDELEDIRFAEAILLVFDCLKASLTEEPVLSEEMVESLLDRVFDNLPTFLKRAFPQPEKQLPSALAA
- the ytvI gene encoding sporulation integral membrane protein YtvI; this encodes MESQYDNKKRFIVNTIYFFLIALIVYVFLNYAINLISPFIFAFLIAYMLQKPTKSLAVMLKIPPKMVSIVLVLLFYSTIGLLFSLIGVKLISVVTALISGLPLVYETQLEPFLLNTFDVVEQAVYRLDPALVEVLNEGFNQFVNSLGEDVKNVSLSLVGSLSSIASSLPEFLIKIVLMIISTFFIAMDYDTLAQFISRQFTKRNNEIIQKIKQYISHTLFVVVRSYLLIMGITFIELSVGLSVIGIPNAVLIAFMIAIFDILPVLGTGGIMIPWVLITLLQGNYQISIGILIVYVFVTIVRNILEPKIVGGQLGLHPVVALMSMFIGANLIGVIGLFGFPITLSLLKHLSDTGTIKLFK